In Cicer arietinum cultivar CDC Frontier isolate Library 1 chromosome 1, Cicar.CDCFrontier_v2.0, whole genome shotgun sequence, one DNA window encodes the following:
- the LOC101511796 gene encoding uncharacterized protein isoform X2, whose amino-acid sequence MPVELPESPVQKSENSDSISHPQEKEIAEVGSLESPTMMQPMFSNIGDDVVEGSISKPGESHGTSHVHETNEIETKEESKEEERVQGVENVEIISSVQPEASDNTEKRDETDTSVLHSVASEETNSTDQSYNEQPSSATPNESSEVVSDLVSHDNETTVKENERDHLANNIETDIKEQHLSSVKNMYDSNSIAELERVKREMKMMEAALQGAARQAQAKADEIAKFMNENEQLKALVEDLKAVLWEASFTC is encoded by the exons ATGCCTGTTGAATTGCCTGAATCCCCTGTTCAGAAGTCTGAGAATTCGGATTCCATTAGCCATCCTCAAGAGAAAGAGATTGCTGAAGTGGGAAGCTTGGAAAGTCCAACGATGATGCAACCCATGTTTTCTAATATTGGAGATGATGTAGTTGAGGGTAGTATTAGTAAGCCCGGTGAGTCTCATGGTACTAGTCATGTGCATGAGACTAATGAAATCGAGACAAAAGAGGagagtaaagaagaagagagggTACAGGGAGTGGAAAATGTAGAGATAATTTCTTCTGTACAACCTGAGGCATCAGACAATACTGAGAAAAGAGACGAAACAGACACTTCTGTTCTACATTCTGTGGCTTCTGAAGAAACCAACAGCACTGACCAATCATATAATGAACAACCATCCAGTGCTACTCCAAATGAATCTTCTGAGGTGGTATCTGATTTGGTTTCGCATGACAATGAAACAACtgttaaagaaaatgaaagggACCATCTTGCAAATAATATCGAAACTGACATAAAAGAGCAGCATTTGAGTTCtgtaaaaaatatgtatgacTCAAATTCCATAGCTGAGCTGGAGAGGGTGAAGAGGGAGATGAAAATGATGGAGGCAGCATTACAAGGTGCTGCAAGACAAGCACAG GCTAAAGCTGATGAGATAGCAAAATTTATGAATGAGAATGAACAATTGAAAGCGTTGGTTGAAGATTTaaag GCTGTCCTTTGGGAAGCTTCATTTACCTGCTAA
- the LOC101511796 gene encoding uncharacterized protein isoform X1 produces the protein MPVELPESPVQKSENSDSISHPQEKEIAEVGSLESPTMMQPMFSNIGDDVVEGSISKPGESHGTSHVHETNEIETKEESKEEERVQGVENVEIISSVQPEASDNTEKRDETDTSVLHSVASEETNSTDQSYNEQPSSATPNESSEVVSDLVSHDNETTVKENERDHLANNIETDIKEQHLSSVKNMYDSNSIAELERVKREMKMMEAALQGAARQAQAKADEIAKFMNENEQLKALVEDLKVYIFFDTLLGSYFALILSFLIQSIDIKRKKRKNFLYADSSLLQYGQRKRSTQLLILLQ, from the exons ATGCCTGTTGAATTGCCTGAATCCCCTGTTCAGAAGTCTGAGAATTCGGATTCCATTAGCCATCCTCAAGAGAAAGAGATTGCTGAAGTGGGAAGCTTGGAAAGTCCAACGATGATGCAACCCATGTTTTCTAATATTGGAGATGATGTAGTTGAGGGTAGTATTAGTAAGCCCGGTGAGTCTCATGGTACTAGTCATGTGCATGAGACTAATGAAATCGAGACAAAAGAGGagagtaaagaagaagagagggTACAGGGAGTGGAAAATGTAGAGATAATTTCTTCTGTACAACCTGAGGCATCAGACAATACTGAGAAAAGAGACGAAACAGACACTTCTGTTCTACATTCTGTGGCTTCTGAAGAAACCAACAGCACTGACCAATCATATAATGAACAACCATCCAGTGCTACTCCAAATGAATCTTCTGAGGTGGTATCTGATTTGGTTTCGCATGACAATGAAACAACtgttaaagaaaatgaaagggACCATCTTGCAAATAATATCGAAACTGACATAAAAGAGCAGCATTTGAGTTCtgtaaaaaatatgtatgacTCAAATTCCATAGCTGAGCTGGAGAGGGTGAAGAGGGAGATGAAAATGATGGAGGCAGCATTACAAGGTGCTGCAAGACAAGCACAG GCTAAAGCTGATGAGATAGCAAAATTTATGAATGAGAATGAACAATTGAAAGCGTTGGTTGAAGATTTaaaggtatatatttttttcgatACATTGTTAGGATCATATTTTGCTTTAATACTCAGTTTTTTGATACAATCAATTGAcatcaaaagaaagaaaagaaagaatttCCTTTACGCTGATAGCTCTCTGCTCCAATATGGGCAGAGAAAACGAAGTACACAGCTTCTGATTCTTCTTCAATGA
- the LOC101511473 gene encoding small ribosomal subunit protein uS17c, producing the protein MWLLQLPSNLSTPFLNGGNSNGLGLNRLSKPTSSLPVAQTHSLPLPSIKAMKTMEGKVVCSTNDKTVAVEVVRLAPHSKYKKRIRMKKKYQAHDPENVFQVGDIVQLRKIRPISKNKTFLAVPAPDRNSRNRNSPGDLGIPLQSQQQEEQSQP; encoded by the coding sequence ATGTGGCTTCTGCAACTCCCTTCTAACCTCTCAACTCCATTCCTCAACGGTGGTAACAGCAATGGATTGGGCCTCAACCGTCTCTCAAAGCCCACATCCTCACTCCCTGTGGCCCAAACACATTCCCTTCCCTTACCGTCAATCAAAGCCATGAAAACAATGGAAGGAAAAGTGGTTTGCTCCACCAACGACAAGACGGTCGCGGTGGAGGTTGTTCGTTTAGCGCCTCATTCTAAATACAAGAAACGAAttaggatgaagaagaagtatCAAGCTCATGACCCTGAAAACGTCTTCCAAGTCGGTGACATCGTTCAGCTTCGCAAAATTAGACCAATCAGTAAGAATAAGACGTTTCTCGCTGTTCCTGCTCCTGATAGGAATTCCAGAAACAGAAATTCCCCCGGTGATCTTGGAATTCCGCTTCAGTCTCAGCAGCAGGAGGAACAGTCTCAGCCTTAG